One region of Miscanthus floridulus cultivar M001 chromosome 19, ASM1932011v1, whole genome shotgun sequence genomic DNA includes:
- the LOC136529216 gene encoding arginine decarboxylase 1 has protein sequence MPALAVDAATPVAHAFASCDAAARFPAPPVVGPAAATAADTAPWSADLSAALYNVDGWGAPYFFVNDDGDVAVRPHGAATLPGQEIDLAKVVAKAAGPRAGGGLALPLPLLVRFPDVLRHRVETLNAAFGYAVRSTGYGSRYQGVYPVKCNQDRYVVEDIVEFGAPFGFGLEAGSKPELLLAMSCLAARGNPDALLICNGYKDDGYVSLALMARSMGLNTVIVLEQEEELDIVVDASRRLGLRPVVGMRAKLRTKHAGHFGSTSGEKGKFGLNAAQILSVVTKLKAIAMLDCLQLLHFHIGSQIPTTALLSDGVGEAAQIYCELARLGADMRVIDVGGGLGIDYDGTHSAQTDMSVAYSLEEYAAAVVAAVGRVCDRKGVQHPIICSESGRALVSHHSVLVFEAFSATAPGRLDAATAYLLDELTDDCRTDYRNVMAAAVRGDYDTCALYADQLKRRSAEQFKEGVLGLEHLAAVDAFCELVARGMGAPEAPRTYHINLSVFTSLPDMWAIGQQFPIIPIQRLQERPAVDGVLSDLTCDSDGKVSEFIGGRHSLPLHELPTHATRGYYLGMFLGGAYQEALGGLHNLFGGPSVVRVSQCDGPHCFAVTRAAAGPSCADVLRAMQHEPEVMYEVLKQRTDGATAAALARAFGAMPYLVFDPEAAVLSSGESSGMSSDSEGSAAGAAEDEDDEEWEFMRGLTV, from the coding sequence ATGCCTGCGCTCGCCGTCGACGCCGCAACACCCGTGGCGCACGCCTTCGCATCCTGCGACGCGGCGGCGCGCTTCCCTGCCCCGCCCGTGGTGGGCCCCGCCGCTGCCACCGCGGCCGACACCGCCCCCTGGTCGGCCGACCTCTCCGCGGCGCTCTACAACGTGGACGGCTGGGGCGCGCCCTACTTCTTCGTCAACGACGACGGCGACGTGGCCGTGCGCCCGCACGGCGCCGCGACGCTCCCTGGCCAGGAGATCGACCTGGCCAAGGTCGTGGCCAAGGCTGCGGGCCCGCGCGCCGGCGGCGGGCTCGCCCTGCCGCTGCCCCTGCTCGTGCGCTTCCCCGACGTCCTGCGCCACCGCGTCGAGACCCTCAACGCCGCCTTCGGCTACGCCGTCCGCTCCACCGGCTACGGCTCCAGGTACCAGGGCGTGTACCCGGTCAAGTGCAACCAGGACAGGTACGTCGTCGAGGACATTGTCGAGTTCGGCGCGCCCTTTGGGTTCGGCCTCGAGGCCGGCTCCAAGCCCGAGCTGCTGCTCGCCATGAGCTGCCTCGCCGCGCGCGGCAACCCGGACGCGCTGCTCATCTGCAACGGCTACAAGGACGACGGCTACGTCTCGCTCGCGCTCATGGCGCGCTCCATGGGCCTCAACACCGTCATCGTGctcgagcaggaggaggagctcgACATTGTCGTCGACGCCAGCCGCCGCCTCGGCTTGCGCCCCGTCGTCGGCATGCGCGCCAAGCTGCGCACCAAGCACGCCGGCCACTTCGGCTCCACGTCCGGGGAGAAGGGCAAGTTCGGCCTCAACGCCGCGCAGATACTGTCCGTTGTCACCAAGCTCAAGGCCATTGCTATGCTCGACTGCCTCCAGCTGCTGCACTTCCACATTGGCTCCCAGATCCCGACCACCGCCCTGCTCTCCGACGGCGTCGGCGAGGCCGCGCAGATCTACTGCGAGCTCGCCCGCCTCGGCGCCGACATGCGCGTCATCGACGTCGGCGGCGGCCTCGGCATTGACTACGACGGAACCCACTCGGCGCAGACCGACATGTCGGTGGCGTACAGCCTGGAGGAGTACGCGGCGGCCGTGGTGGCCGCCGTCGGCCGCGTCTGTGACCGCAAGGGGGTGCAGCACCCCATCATCTGCAGCGAGAGCGGCCGCGCGCTGGTGTCGCACCACTCGGTCCTGGTGTTCGAGGCCTTCTCGGCTACGGCGCCCGGCCGACTGGACGCGGCCACGGCCTACCTCCTCGACGAGCTCACCGACGATTGCCGCACCGACTACCGCAACGTCATGGCCGCTGCCGTGCGCGGTGACTACGACACCTGCGCCCTGTACGCCGATCAGCTGAAGCGGCGCTCCGCCGAGCAGTTCAAGGAGGGTGTTCTTGGCCTGGAGCACCTCGCCGCGGTGGACGCCTTCTGCGAGCTCGTCGCCCGCGGCATGGGCGCGCCCGAGGCTCCGCGCACCTACCACATCAACCTGTCCGTGTTCACCTCCCTGCCGGACATGTGGGCCATCGGGCAGCAGTTCCCCATCATCCCGATCCAGCGCCTGCAGGAGCGGCCCGCCGTCGACGGCGTTCTCTCGGACCTCACCTGCGACAGCGACGGCAAGGTGAGCGAGTTCATCGGCGGGAGGCACAGCCTGCCGCTGCACGAGCTCCCCACCCACGCCACCCGGGGCTACTACCTGGGCATGTTCCTCGGGGGCGCCTACCAGGAGGCCCTCGGCGGGCTGCACAACCTCTTCGGCGGGCCCAGCGTGGTGCGCGTGTCGCAGTGCGATGGCCCCCACTGCTTCGCGGTGACGCGCGCGGCCGCGGGCCCGTCCTGCGCCGACGTGCTCCGCGCGATGCAGCACGAGCCCGAGGTGATGTACGAGGTGCTGAAACAGAGGACCGACGGTGCCACGGCCGCCGCCCTCGCCAGAGCCTTCGGCGCAATGCCGTACCTGGTGTTCGACCCGGAGGCCGCGGTGTTGTCCAGCGGCGAGAGCAGCGGCATGAGCAGCGACTCGGAAGGgtcggccgccggcgccgccgaggATGAAGACGATGAGGAGTGGGAGTTCATGCGCGGGCTCACCGTCTGA